In the genome of Rhodothermales bacterium, one region contains:
- the glgA gene encoding glycogen synthase GlgA, which produces MKICFATSECVPYVKTGGLADVSGALPIALDRLDCEVKLFLPLYQSIDTLKHELTFCADIPNIPVEIGNRAYTFNTWYGHLPGTDVAVYLIDCPHYFHRTSTYTNHPDEGERFIFFQHAIFKVLQKYNWSPDIFHCNDWQTGLIPALARHTYGWDDLFKNSASIYSIHNIAYQGRFSPSVFGLAGIGGQHFEAGGPYELHGSFCFMKSGIHFSDKISTVSETYAREIQTAELGADMQDVLRSRSYDLVGILNGIDADEWNPATDALIPQTYTADTLQKKAENKRQLLERFGLPYDPDVPLLGIVSRLAVQKGFELLQPIVSTLIEREGVQFVMLGSGEYGYEEFFRRAAEAHPNNVGVYIGYNDELSHWIEAGSDMFLMPSRYEPCGLNQMYSLKYGTIPIVRKTGGLADTVADYHEHHRMGNGFSFVDFTPFALFTSIMRALHLFRDKDAWAEVQRRGMAADFSWDASADRYLELYRWAIERRQGGF; this is translated from the coding sequence ATGAAAATATGCTTTGCCACAAGTGAATGCGTCCCCTACGTCAAAACAGGGGGACTTGCCGACGTTTCCGGCGCACTACCGATCGCGCTCGACCGGCTGGACTGCGAGGTCAAGCTATTCCTTCCGCTCTACCAGTCCATCGATACACTCAAGCATGAACTGACGTTCTGCGCCGACATCCCCAACATCCCGGTTGAGATCGGAAATCGTGCGTACACGTTCAATACGTGGTATGGTCACCTCCCCGGCACTGACGTAGCGGTCTATCTCATCGACTGTCCGCACTACTTCCACCGGACGTCGACGTATACAAATCATCCGGATGAAGGCGAACGGTTCATCTTCTTCCAGCACGCCATATTCAAGGTGCTGCAAAAGTACAACTGGTCTCCCGACATCTTCCATTGCAACGACTGGCAGACGGGGCTCATACCTGCGCTCGCCCGCCACACCTACGGTTGGGACGACCTCTTCAAGAACAGTGCGTCGATCTACTCCATCCACAACATTGCCTATCAGGGACGCTTCTCACCTTCCGTGTTCGGACTCGCGGGGATCGGTGGACAGCATTTCGAGGCCGGGGGCCCGTATGAACTTCACGGCTCTTTCTGCTTCATGAAATCCGGCATTCATTTTTCGGACAAGATCAGTACCGTCAGCGAGACGTACGCTCGAGAGATCCAGACGGCGGAACTTGGCGCGGACATGCAGGACGTGCTGAGGAGTCGCAGCTACGACCTCGTAGGGATTCTCAACGGCATTGACGCAGACGAGTGGAACCCCGCCACGGACGCACTCATCCCGCAGACGTACACGGCCGACACGCTGCAGAAGAAGGCGGAGAACAAGCGTCAGCTTCTCGAACGGTTCGGATTGCCCTACGACCCCGACGTGCCGTTGCTTGGAATCGTGTCGCGACTGGCGGTGCAAAAAGGGTTTGAGCTGCTGCAGCCCATCGTCAGCACGCTCATCGAACGGGAGGGCGTCCAGTTCGTCATGCTTGGCAGCGGCGAATACGGCTACGAGGAGTTCTTCCGACGCGCGGCCGAGGCTCATCCCAATAATGTCGGCGTGTACATAGGGTACAACGACGAGTTATCACACTGGATCGAGGCCGGCTCCGACATGTTCCTGATGCCGTCTCGCTATGAGCCGTGCGGACTCAATCAGATGTACAGCCTGAAGTACGGGACCATACCGATCGTCCGAAAGACGGGCGGACTCGCTGACACCGTGGCGGACTACCACGAGCATCACCGAATGGGAAACGGGTTCTCTTTTGTCGACTTCACACCGTTCGCGCTGTTCACGTCCATCATGCGCGCACTGCATCTTTTCCGTGACAAAGATGCGTGGGCCGAGGTACAGCGACGTGGAATGGCTGCTGACTTCTCGTGGGACGCTTCTGCCGACCGCTACCTGGAGCTATACCGCTGGGCCATCGAAAGGCGACAGGGCGGATTCTAG